Proteins from a single region of Apium graveolens cultivar Ventura chromosome 7, ASM990537v1, whole genome shotgun sequence:
- the LOC141674322 gene encoding uncharacterized protein LOC141674322 gives MAPCATCGGHHPGRTCYRHTRACFFSGSMSHRAKDCTMSHNTSGGGASGGSGSQQNPTARGFVLTANQATTNSGTVSRTLLVGRRDVYVLFTTSSTYSVVSLSLVRHLGVAPSLLYPHMCIATPMGNSVIIYDVYRECPIAVGDRNYKVNLFPMEMHAFDIVLDMDWLSEDRAIIDCQGKRVIFGDVDKPEFVYQESQPKGEVKLISALKASKLLSKCCDGYPAFMKDTSKDAPRIGDYPVVKEYADVFPNELLGLPPHREVEFTIEFVPGAEPISKASYRMAPLELQELKEQKLNKVTVRNMYPLPRIDDLFDQLQGEK, from the exons ATGGCTCCTTGTGCTACATGTGGTGGACATCATCCAGGTAGAACTTGTTATAGACATACTAGGGCTTGTTTCTTTTCTGGTAGCATGTCCCATAGGGCAAAGGATTGTACAATGTCACACAATACTAGTGGAGGAGGAGCTAGTGGTGGTAGTGGCAGTCAGCAGAATCCTACAGCCAGAGGGTTTGTATTGACTGCAAATCAGGCAACAACTAATTCAGGTACCGTTTCAAGAACATTACTTGTTGGTCGACGTGATGTTTATGTTTTATTTACTACTAGTTCAACCTATTCTGTTGTGTCTTTATCGCTTGTTCGTCATCTTGGCGTTGCACCTTCTTTATTATATCCTCATATGTGTATTGCTACCCCGATGGGGAATTCTGTTATTATATATGATGTGTATCGAGAGTGTCCAATAGCTGTTGGAGATAGAAATTATAAGGTTAACTTGTTTCCGATGGAGATGCATGCTTTTGACATTGTATTGGACATGGATTGGTTGAGTGAGGATCGTGCCATAATTGATTGTCAAGGAAAAAGGGTGATATTTGGAGATGTAGATAAACCAGAATTTGTATACCAAGAGTCTCAGCCAAAAGGGGAGGTTAAATTAATTTCTGCTCTAAAGGCGAGCAAACTTTTATCTAAGTGTTGTGATGGCTACCCTGCTTTCATGAAGGATACATCAAAGGATGCACCCCGCATAGGGGATTATCCAGTTGTAAAAGAGTATGCAGATGTGTTTCCCAATGAGCTACTAGGTTTGCCACCACATAGGGAGGTGGAGTTTACTATTGAATTTGTTCCAGGTGCCGAGCCTATTTCTAAGGCGTCTTACCGAATGGCACCACTtgagttgcaagaattgaaggaaca gaagttgaataaggtgactgtTAGAAACATGTATCCTCTACCAcgcattgatgacttgtttgatcagttacaaGGGGAGAAGTAA